In a single window of the Aquarana catesbeiana isolate 2022-GZ linkage group LG13, ASM4218655v1, whole genome shotgun sequence genome:
- the LOC141116337 gene encoding uncharacterized protein, producing MMPITYAINELLQGALRLARRRFGSEDERANLVEHREEAERQEEDRMMEKARIKEEERIREERKREEARKREEARKREEARKREEARKREDDRKREDDIVREAKSWLLARKREDARIKEEDRMREEARKKEEDMWEARSREKASKREKARIREEARIKEENKKTEEARTQEQIKISEAMRIREEARRREYARIIEEARMREKTWMREKDRMRAEAKMRAEAWMREKARMIEEARIRKEARMREEARMREEEARFREKVRMREEAWRREEARMRDEARMRDEARMREEARMREEAARMREEARMREEARMREQEARMREVSGGG from the exons ATGATGCCCATCACCTACGCTATCAATGAGCTGCTTCAGGGCGCTCTGAGGCTTGCA aggCGCAGATTTGGTTCTGAGGATGAAAGGGCGAACTTAGTGGAACATAGGGAGGAAGCGGAAAGGCAAGAGGAGGACAGAATGATGGAGAAAGCCAGGATAAAGGAGGAGGAGAGGataagagaggagaggaaaagagaggaggcCAGGAAAAGAGAGGAGGCCAGGAAAAGAGAGGAGGCCAGAAAAAGAGAGGAGGCCAGGAAAAGAGAGGATGACAGGAAAAGAGAGGATGACATAGTAAGGGAGGCAAAGTCATGGCTGCTGGCCAGGAAAAGGGAGGACGCCAGGATAAAGGAGGAGGACAGAATGAGGGAGGAGGCCAGGAAAAAGGAAGAGGACATGTGGGAGGCAAGGTCAAGGGAGAAGGCCAGTAAAAGGGAGAAGGCCAGGATAAGAGAGGAGGCCAGGATAAAAGAGGAGAACAAGAAAACGGAGGAAGCCAGGACACAAGAACAAATTAAAATAAGTGAGGCGATGAGAATAAGGGAGGAGGCCAGGAGAAGGGAGTACGCGAGGATAATAGAGGAGGCCAGGATGAGGGAGAAGACCTGGATGAGGGAGAAGGACAGGATGAGGGCAGAGGCCAAAATGAGGGCAGAGGCCTGGATGAGGGAGAAGGCCAGGATGATTGAAGAGGCCAGGATTAGGAAGGAGGCCAGGATGAGGGAAGAGGCCAGGATGAGGGAGGAGGAGGCCAGGTTTAGGGAGAAGGTCAGGATGAGGGAGGAGGCCTGGAGGAGGGAGGAGGCCAGGATGAGGGATGAGGCCAGGATGAGGGATGAGGCCAGGATGAGGGAAGAGGCCAGGATGAGGGAGGAGGCGGCCAGGATGAGGGAGGAGGCCAGGATGAGGGAAGAGGCCAGGATGAGGGAGCAGGAGGCCAGGATGAGGGAGGTGTCTggtggggggtga